Proteins encoded within one genomic window of Halogeometricum sp. S1BR25-6:
- a CDS encoding thiamine pyrophosphate-dependent enzyme produces the protein MSEESEESENETETETEMWSEPGQPGDFRQLLDEDGDLLDDAAVPDLADDELVGLYRTMVATRTLEEKMLNMQRSGEASLVARSLGEEATALGAAAALGEDDWVFYTYRQNAALLHWDVPMAEIILGVTGQAPETVAEGLGDWESPVNFSPDYTPVGVNVTNAAGSAMTDRFRDRDNVSMAFIGDGSTSEGSFHDGMNFAGVFDAPVVVVVQNNQWAISEPSKRQTGAETFAQKAEAYGVPHERVDGNDVLAVYEAAEEAVERAREGGGATLIECVTYRMGNHNTSDNASLYREEEELKEEWADRDPIDRFSAYLDGESLLDEGEREEIQEAVDGEVDDAVATARDVPDSDPMRMFDHHLHGTSWREAHQRTEFRRERDGENPFTDFTGEAFDTEQWADEGPSLDVDASPLDPDDADSESMDIVSAVNRTLHQEMDRDDDTRALGYDIGPLGGVFRATDGLLDEFGDSRVIDTPLSENGIIGTAAGMAMRDDRPIPEIEFMGFFYPAFGQFMYAVAKMYKRTGGDVEMPMTIRMPYGGGIKALEYHQESTETFEIHAPGVRVVCPSTPYQTKGLLASSIRCDDPVVFMEPKQIYRGIEGEVPTEEYTLPLDEARVVSEGEDVTVLTWGAMLPEARRAAESVDADAEVIDLVTLSPLDVETILDSVKKTGRCVVVQESRRTLGLGSELSALLNEYALDRLKAPVKRASGYDVHFPANDIEDDYLTDAERAEHAIEAVMSYEF, from the coding sequence ATGTCTGAGGAGAGCGAGGAGTCGGAGAACGAAACCGAGACCGAGACCGAGATGTGGTCCGAACCGGGCCAACCGGGCGACTTCCGCCAACTGCTGGACGAAGACGGCGACCTCCTCGACGACGCGGCGGTGCCGGACCTCGCGGACGACGAACTCGTCGGCCTCTACCGAACGATGGTGGCCACGCGGACGCTCGAAGAGAAGATGCTCAACATGCAACGGAGCGGGGAGGCCAGCCTCGTCGCGCGGTCGCTCGGCGAGGAGGCGACGGCGCTCGGCGCCGCCGCGGCCCTCGGCGAGGACGACTGGGTGTTCTACACCTACCGCCAGAACGCCGCGCTCCTGCACTGGGACGTGCCGATGGCCGAAATCATCCTCGGCGTCACGGGACAGGCCCCCGAGACGGTCGCGGAGGGACTCGGCGACTGGGAGTCGCCGGTGAACTTCTCGCCCGACTACACGCCCGTCGGCGTCAACGTGACGAACGCCGCCGGGTCGGCGATGACCGACAGATTCCGCGACAGGGATAACGTCTCCATGGCGTTCATCGGCGACGGGTCGACCAGCGAGGGGTCGTTCCACGACGGGATGAACTTCGCGGGCGTGTTCGACGCCCCCGTCGTCGTCGTCGTCCAGAACAACCAGTGGGCCATCTCCGAACCGTCGAAGCGACAGACCGGCGCGGAGACGTTCGCCCAGAAGGCGGAGGCGTACGGCGTCCCGCACGAACGCGTCGACGGCAACGACGTGCTCGCCGTCTACGAGGCGGCCGAGGAGGCCGTCGAACGCGCCCGCGAGGGCGGCGGAGCGACGCTCATCGAGTGCGTCACCTACCGGATGGGTAACCACAACACCTCCGATAACGCGAGCCTCTATCGCGAGGAGGAGGAACTGAAAGAGGAGTGGGCCGACCGCGACCCGATAGACCGCTTCTCCGCGTACCTCGACGGCGAGAGCCTCCTCGACGAGGGCGAACGCGAGGAGATTCAGGAGGCGGTCGACGGGGAGGTGGACGACGCCGTGGCGACGGCCCGAGACGTGCCGGACTCGGACCCGATGCGGATGTTCGACCACCACCTCCACGGCACCTCCTGGCGCGAGGCGCATCAGCGCACCGAGTTCCGACGCGAACGCGACGGCGAGAACCCCTTCACGGACTTCACGGGCGAAGCGTTCGACACCGAGCAGTGGGCCGACGAGGGGCCGTCCCTCGACGTCGACGCTTCCCCCCTCGACCCCGACGACGCCGACAGCGAGTCGATGGACATCGTGAGCGCGGTGAACCGAACGCTCCACCAGGAGATGGACCGCGACGACGACACGCGCGCCCTCGGCTACGACATCGGACCGCTGGGCGGCGTCTTCCGCGCCACGGACGGACTGCTCGACGAGTTCGGCGACTCGCGGGTGATAGACACCCCCCTCTCGGAGAACGGCATCATCGGCACCGCCGCGGGCATGGCGATGCGCGACGACCGGCCGATTCCCGAGATAGAGTTTATGGGCTTTTTCTACCCCGCCTTCGGCCAGTTCATGTACGCCGTCGCCAAGATGTACAAGCGCACCGGCGGCGACGTGGAGATGCCGATGACGATTCGGATGCCGTACGGCGGCGGCATCAAGGCCCTCGAATACCACCAGGAGTCCACGGAAACGTTCGAGATTCACGCGCCGGGCGTCCGCGTCGTCTGCCCGTCGACGCCGTACCAGACGAAGGGCCTTCTGGCGTCGAGCATCCGCTGTGACGACCCGGTCGTGTTCATGGAACCCAAGCAGATATACCGCGGTATCGAGGGCGAGGTGCCGACGGAGGAGTACACGCTCCCGTTGGACGAGGCCAGAGTCGTCAGCGAGGGCGAGGACGTGACCGTCCTGACGTGGGGCGCGATGCTCCCCGAGGCGAGACGGGCCGCCGAGAGCGTCGACGCCGACGCGGAGGTTATCGACCTCGTCACGCTCTCGCCCCTGGACGTGGAGACCATTCTCGACTCGGTGAAGAAGACGGGTCGGTGCGTCGTCGTCCAGGAGAGCAGGCGGACGCTCGGCCTCGGGTCGGAGCTGTCGGCCCTGCTGAACGAGTACGCCTTGGACCGCCTGAAGGCGCCGGTCAAACGCGCCTCCGGGTACGACGTGCACTTCCCCGCGAACGACATCGAGGACGACTACCTGACGGACGCCGAACGCGCCGAACACGCCATCGAGGCGGTGATGAGCTATGAGTTCTGA
- a CDS encoding dihydrolipoamide acetyltransferase family protein, with the protein MTRYEFELPDPGEGLTEAEIVEWHVGSGDDVAEDDVLCEVETDKAVTDVPSPCPGTIEELKADAGDTVQVGSVLVVMETDSPPSGAAEEEAAEEAEEEAEEAEETDETEGGEAENEDDAADEEESESDEEADGADEETETEDDSEESEEETDESEDADESDDGPRSVDEGREQAVQQSEAEAQSDQEADAESEGEESQSPSTEAGRVFAAPRTRAYAREEGVDVSDIDGSGPNGRVLREDIEARLSGSGESADGEAAEASEASAGESATSGGAAANAISHPTTEIEPVPVDEDEERSERRDLSGLRGQIAENMTRSASIVPQLTSGFQADATELIELKERLDEAHDVHVTYTPILLKAVAPALKQFPMVNASVDDTTGEIVEKHYYNVGFAVDTEDGLMVPVIEDIDRKSIVEVAREMNDLAERARDRSIGGEEMQGGTFTVTNLATRGEHRTFGTPVINHPEAAIMGIGRIRKEPVATADDEVEVRPQVDFYLTYDHRLVDGVKANEFMEYVIEGVENTDVLLGRL; encoded by the coding sequence ATGACCCGCTACGAGTTCGAACTCCCCGACCCCGGCGAGGGGTTGACGGAGGCCGAAATCGTCGAGTGGCACGTCGGGTCCGGCGACGACGTCGCCGAGGACGACGTGCTCTGCGAGGTGGAGACGGACAAGGCCGTCACCGACGTCCCTTCGCCGTGTCCAGGGACGATAGAGGAACTGAAGGCCGACGCGGGCGATACCGTGCAGGTCGGGTCCGTCCTCGTCGTCATGGAGACGGACTCGCCGCCGAGCGGTGCGGCCGAAGAGGAGGCGGCCGAGGAAGCGGAGGAAGAGGCCGAAGAGGCCGAAGAGACCGACGAAACCGAAGGAGGCGAAGCGGAGAACGAGGACGACGCGGCCGACGAGGAAGAATCCGAATCCGACGAAGAAGCCGACGGAGCGGACGAGGAAACCGAGACCGAAGACGACTCCGAGGAGTCTGAAGAGGAGACGGACGAATCAGAGGACGCCGACGAGAGCGACGACGGACCGCGGAGCGTCGACGAGGGCCGCGAACAGGCCGTCCAGCAGTCCGAGGCCGAGGCCCAGAGCGACCAAGAGGCCGACGCCGAGTCGGAGGGCGAGGAGTCGCAGTCGCCGTCGACCGAAGCGGGTCGCGTGTTCGCCGCGCCGCGGACGCGGGCGTACGCCCGCGAGGAGGGCGTCGACGTCTCCGACATAGACGGGTCGGGACCGAACGGGCGCGTCCTCCGCGAAGACATCGAGGCGCGCCTCTCCGGGTCCGGCGAGAGCGCCGACGGGGAGGCCGCGGAAGCGTCCGAGGCGTCCGCCGGCGAATCGGCGACGTCCGGCGGTGCGGCGGCGAACGCCATCTCCCACCCGACCACCGAGATAGAACCCGTGCCGGTCGACGAGGACGAAGAGCGCTCCGAGCGGCGCGACCTCTCGGGCCTGCGCGGGCAGATAGCCGAGAACATGACTCGCTCGGCGTCCATCGTCCCGCAGTTGACCTCGGGCTTTCAGGCCGACGCCACGGAACTGATCGAACTGAAGGAGCGACTGGACGAGGCGCACGACGTGCACGTGACGTACACGCCCATCCTCCTGAAGGCCGTCGCCCCCGCGCTGAAGCAGTTCCCGATGGTGAACGCCAGCGTCGACGACACGACGGGAGAAATCGTCGAGAAGCACTACTACAACGTCGGCTTCGCCGTCGACACCGAGGACGGTCTGATGGTTCCCGTCATCGAGGACATCGACCGGAAGTCCATCGTCGAGGTGGCCCGCGAGATGAACGACCTCGCCGAACGGGCCCGCGACCGGTCCATCGGCGGCGAGGAGATGCAAGGCGGCACGTTCACCGTCACCAACCTCGCCACGCGCGGCGAGCACCGAACGTTCGGCACGCCCGTCATCAATCACCCCGAGGCGGCCATCATGGGTATCGGCCGGATTCGAAAGGAACCCGTCGCGACGGCCGACGACGAGGTGGAAGTGCGCCCGCAGGTGGACTTCTACCTCACCTACGACCACCGCCTCGTGGACGGCGTGAAGGCCAACGAGTTCATGGAGTACGTCATCGAGGGCGTCGAGAACACCGACGTGCTCCTCGGCCGCCTGTAG
- a CDS encoding sulfurtransferase: MSSTAHDSDAIVSPEWVEDHLEEFGSDDPDYRLVEADIDYDESYAESHIPNAVGFRWGSHLQDSVQRDILHKEEFAEIMGEAGITEDSTVVLYGDESNQWAAYTYWQFKYYGHDDVKLLDGGRPYWMENDFPTSEEEPDFSEREYDASGPFDGLRIYREGVDDALELDVPLVDVRSGEEYRGEKIAPEGSPETAQRAGHIPGAENITWSENLADDGRFKDPEELREMYAEHGIEGDSQVVTYCRIGERSSITWFSLHELLGWEDVRNYDGSWTEWGNLIRSPIEVETDDPASRASKG; encoded by the coding sequence ATGAGTTCCACCGCGCACGACAGCGACGCCATCGTCTCGCCGGAATGGGTCGAAGACCACCTCGAGGAGTTCGGGAGCGACGACCCCGACTACCGTCTCGTGGAGGCCGACATCGACTACGACGAGTCCTACGCGGAGTCGCACATCCCCAACGCCGTCGGCTTCCGCTGGGGGTCGCACCTTCAGGACTCCGTCCAGCGCGACATCCTCCACAAGGAGGAGTTCGCGGAGATAATGGGCGAGGCCGGAATTACGGAGGACTCCACCGTCGTGCTGTACGGCGACGAGTCGAACCAGTGGGCCGCCTACACCTACTGGCAGTTCAAGTACTACGGCCACGACGACGTGAAACTGCTCGACGGGGGTCGACCCTACTGGATGGAGAACGACTTCCCGACCAGCGAGGAGGAACCCGACTTCTCCGAGCGAGAGTACGACGCCAGCGGCCCGTTCGACGGCCTCCGAATCTACCGGGAAGGCGTCGACGACGCCCTCGAACTCGACGTCCCCCTCGTCGACGTGCGGAGCGGCGAGGAGTACCGCGGCGAGAAGATAGCGCCCGAGGGGAGCCCCGAGACGGCCCAGCGCGCGGGCCACATCCCCGGCGCGGAGAACATCACGTGGAGCGAGAACCTCGCTGACGACGGCCGGTTCAAAGACCCCGAGGAACTCCGCGAGATGTACGCCGAACACGGCATCGAGGGCGACAGTCAGGTCGTGACCTACTGCCGCATCGGCGAGCGCTCCTCTATCACTTGGTTCTCCCTGCACGAACTGCTGGGCTGGGAGGACGTGCGCAACTACGACGGGTCGTGGACCGAGTGGGGCAACCTCATCCGCTCGCCCATCGAAGTCGAAACCGACGACCCGGCGTCGCGCGCGAGCAAGGGATAA
- a CDS encoding DUF6684 family protein: MSPSLTSIAGFDYETLLDITVNLVPMGILLFFVGVNLVFNPYPYDPFAMNLTHMLTLIPLVLLGLLTFVSARAISSSGDESGDEVVPESDRL, encoded by the coding sequence ATGAGTCCGTCGCTCACGTCCATCGCCGGATTCGACTACGAGACGCTCCTCGACATCACGGTCAATCTCGTGCCGATGGGCATCCTCCTCTTCTTCGTCGGTGTGAACCTCGTGTTCAACCCGTACCCCTACGACCCGTTCGCGATGAACCTCACGCACATGCTCACGCTCATTCCGTTGGTCCTGCTCGGACTGTTGACGTTCGTCTCCGCGAGAGCCATCTCGTCCAGCGGAGACGAGTCGGGCGACGAAGTGGTGCCCGAGTCCGACAGACTGTAG
- a CDS encoding type 1 glutamine amidotransferase domain-containing protein, translating to MSDSGQQLEDVSVAIFVASAGSEEVEFTEPREAVTDAGADVTVVGPETGDADLVNNDLEEGQTVEIEEAFEDVSADDFDALVIPGGTVGADRIRLEDEATTFIEEHVADDKPVGVICHGPWTLVEAGVVDGLTLTSFPSLQTDIRNAGGEWVDEEVVTDQRVVTSRKPDDISAFCETIVEEFADAA from the coding sequence ATGAGCGACTCCGGTCAGCAGCTCGAGGACGTATCGGTCGCTATCTTCGTCGCCTCCGCGGGTTCGGAGGAAGTGGAGTTCACGGAGCCCAGAGAGGCCGTCACCGACGCCGGCGCCGACGTCACGGTCGTCGGACCCGAAACCGGCGACGCGGACCTGGTCAACAACGACCTCGAAGAGGGCCAAACCGTCGAAATCGAGGAGGCGTTCGAGGACGTCTCGGCCGACGACTTCGACGCGCTGGTCATCCCGGGCGGCACCGTCGGCGCGGACCGAATCCGTCTGGAGGACGAGGCGACGACGTTCATCGAAGAACACGTCGCGGACGACAAGCCGGTCGGCGTCATCTGTCACGGCCCGTGGACGCTTGTCGAGGCGGGCGTCGTCGACGGTCTGACGCTCACCTCCTTCCCCAGCCTGCAGACGGACATCCGCAACGCCGGCGGCGAGTGGGTCGACGAGGAAGTCGTCACCGACCAACGCGTCGTCACGAGTCGCAAGCCCGACGACATCTCGGCGTTCTGCGAAACCATCGTCGAGGAGTTCGCGGACGCGGCGTAG
- a CDS encoding aldo/keto reductase → MFDDDTRLGLGTYSLKGDEGADTIEAAIDAGYRHLDTARLYENEETVGEAIAASDVDREDLFVATKVAHFEEPEKTEEYVRTAAEESFERLGLDRIDLLYHHWPKGQDDVETVLPVLEEFVESGRVSNLGVSNYTIDDVSLARDLVDVPIEANQVEMHPLLPQEEMREFLYGSDTDLVAYSPLAQGEVFEEDAIVEIADKHGVSPPAVSLAWVLEKGATPIPRTSSVDHLRDNLSARTLELDDEDEKRIDAIARRHRCEDPSWMSW, encoded by the coding sequence GTGTTCGACGACGACACGCGACTCGGACTCGGGACGTACAGCCTGAAAGGCGACGAGGGGGCCGACACCATCGAGGCCGCCATCGACGCCGGTTACCGACACCTCGACACCGCCCGCCTCTACGAGAACGAGGAGACGGTCGGCGAGGCCATCGCCGCCTCGGACGTCGACCGCGAGGACCTGTTCGTGGCGACCAAGGTGGCACACTTCGAGGAACCGGAAAAGACCGAGGAGTACGTGCGAACGGCGGCCGAAGAGAGCTTCGAGCGACTCGGACTCGACCGCATCGACCTGCTGTACCACCACTGGCCGAAGGGACAGGACGACGTCGAGACGGTGCTGCCCGTCCTCGAAGAGTTCGTGGAGTCGGGCCGAGTCTCGAACCTCGGCGTGAGCAACTACACCATCGACGACGTGTCGCTGGCGCGCGACCTCGTGGACGTCCCCATCGAGGCCAATCAGGTGGAGATGCATCCGCTGCTTCCCCAAGAGGAGATGCGCGAGTTCCTCTACGGGAGCGACACCGACCTCGTCGCGTACTCGCCGCTGGCGCAGGGAGAGGTGTTCGAGGAGGACGCCATCGTCGAGATAGCCGACAAACACGGCGTCTCGCCGCCGGCCGTGAGCCTCGCGTGGGTGCTGGAGAAGGGCGCGACGCCGATTCCGCGGACGAGTTCCGTCGACCACCTCCGGGACAACCTCTCCGCTCGGACCCTCGAACTGGACGACGAGGACGAGAAGCGCATCGACGCTATCGCCCGCCGACACCGGTGCGAAGACCCCTCCTGGATGTCCTGGTAG